GCCGCGCTCGACACCCACTTCCTGCTGCCGCTGTTCGACCTGCTCGCGGGGGAGCTCCGGGAGCGCGGGCTGTGGGAGCCGGCCCGCGAGGAGTTCGCCCGCATCGCCGCCGTCGAGCCCCGCCCGCGGGTGTTCGACCCGGAGGGCTGGCGCAGGCTCAAGGGGTCGCGCGACCTCGACGCCCCCGGCCGCGCCGTGCTGCGCGCCCTGTGGCTCCTGCGCGAGGAGCGGGCGGGCGCGCTCGACCGGCCGCCGTTCAAGGTCATGCCGGAGCAGGCCATGCTGGAGGTGGCGCGTCGCCGGCCGCGGACGGAGGCGGAGCTCCTGCGCATCCCGGGGCTCACCACGGTGGTGCTGCGGCGGATGGGCGAGGGGCTGCTCGCGGCCGCGGCGCAGGGCGGTCGCTGAGCGCCCACTCCGCGCGGCGCCTCGCGCGCCGGCCCGGCGTCGGCCGGCGCTAGAACGCCACGCCTTCGCGCGGCGGCGGCACCGGGATCGCGCCGTCGATGGCGAGCGGTCCGCCGGCCCACAGCGCGCGGTAGACGGCGGCGTCCGCCGCCACGGCCTTCACGTAGCGGCGGGTCTCGCGGAAGGCGATGTCCTCCACCCAGACGTCGAGCGGCTCGCCGGCGGCGGCCCGCCCCCAGGCGGCGGCGGCGGCCGGGCCGGCGTTGTAGGCCGCGAGGGCGGCGCAGCGCTCCTGGAACCGGTCCACGAGGAGGCTGAGGTACGCCGCCCCGAGCGGCACGCTCACCTCCGGCCGCTCGAGCTCCGCCACGGCGCTCGGCGGGAGCTCGTGGGCCAGCGCCAGGCGCTCGGCGGTGGGGGGGATGAGCTGGACGAGGCCGACCGCGCCGGCCGCGCTGCGCGCGTCGGGGCGGAAGGCGGACTCGCGCCGCATGACCGCCAGGTACAGATCCGGGTCGAGCCCCGCCTGCGCCGCCGCGGCGGGCAGCAGGCCGGGGAAGGCGCGCGGGTAGAGCCAGCGCAGCGCGCGCCGCGTCGGCGCCAGGTGGTCGCGCGCCATGCGGAAGGGGAGCTCGGCGTCCCCGGCGGCCTCCGCCAGCTGGGCCACCGCGGCGGCGCGGTCCCGCGCCTCGCGCGTGGCGGCCAGCGCGCGCAGCTCGGCCACCGCCTGGGCGGGCAGCCCGGCCCCCAGGAGCCGCGCCGCCCGTGACAGCAGCTCGCCGCCGCGGCCATGGCCGGGCCCGTCGGGGAGGGCGCCCGGCGCCGGGGAGGCGAGCGCGGCCGGGCGCTCGCCCAGCGCCGCGAGCCGGCCCGCGGCGAGCAGCGCGTACCAGCTCCCGGGCGCGGCCTCGCGCAGCGCCGCGCGGTAGAGCGCCGGGGCGCGCGCCTTCGGGGCGAGGCGCGCCTGCCAGTAGAGCGCGCCGGCGGCGAGCGGACCGGGCGCGAGGCGCGAGAGCGCGCGGGCGGCGGCGTCGCGCCGGCCGAGGCGGTAGAGCGACCACGCCTCGAACCAGCGCGCGTCGTCGGCGCGGCGGGCCTTGGGGTGCTCGCGGGCGAAGGCGCGCAGGAGCCCGGCCGCCTTCGCGTAGGCGCCCGCGTCGTAGTAGAGCCAGGCCGAGAGGAAGGCCGCCTCGTCCGGCAGCTCGCGCGCCTGGGCCGCGGGCACGCCCGGGATGTCGCCGCGGACGCGGGCGAGGAGCCGGTAGCGGCGGGCGGCGTCGTCCACCTGCCCGGAGCGGGCGGCGGCGCGCGCCAGGACGAGCTCGGCGCCGGCGCGCGTCCCGGGCGCCGCGGCGGGGTCGCGCTGGAGCTCCTCCGCGAGCGCGCGCGCCTGCTCGCGGCGGCCGAGCTGCAGGAGCGCCAGCGCGCGCAGGAGGACCCCGCGGCTGCGCGGCTCGGGCGGCGGCGCGCTGGCGGCGAGGCGGTCGAGCGTCTCGACGGCGCGGCGCGGGAGCGAGAGCTCGAGGAAGCGGGCGGCGCGGGCGAGCCGCTCCTCGGCGGTGGGTGGGGGGACCGCGCCCCCCGCCGCGCGCCAGGCGAGCAGCGCGCGCCCGGCGTCCCGGCCGGCGGGGTCCGCCGGCTGCTCGACCCACAGCGCCCGGTAGACCGTCACCGCGCGCGCCGGCTCGCCGGCATCGCGCAGCGCGGCCGCGAGCGAGAGCCGGAGGCCGTACGCGGCGGGCCCCGCCGGCTCGGCCGAGAGGAGCGCCTCGTAGGCGCGGGCCGCGCGGGCCGCGCTGCCGGCGGCGAGCAGGGCGTCCGCCTCGCGCAGCCGCGCGCGGCGCGCCAGCGTCCCCTGGCCGAGCGCCGCCACCTCGGCGAAGCGCGCCGCCGCGGCGCCGGGGTGGCCGGCGTAGAAGAGCGCCTCGGCCGACTCCAGGCGCGCCACCGCGGCGAGGGCCGGATCCGCGAGGCGCGGCGCGGCGCGGTCGAGCGCCTGGAACGCCTCCCCGAACCGCGAGGCCTCGCGAAGCGCGAGCCCGAGCGCCAGCTCCGCGCGCGCGCCGGGCGCCCCGCCGGGCACCGCCGCGAGGGCGGTGCGCGCCGCGATCTCGGCGCCCGCCGCGTCCCCCTC
This Anaeromyxobacter diazotrophicus DNA region includes the following protein-coding sequences:
- a CDS encoding transglycosylase SLT domain-containing protein is translated as MTRVIAAGLILITSTPAGGATPSATPRLAVWLEGVSTSAQALAEGDAAGAEIAARTALAAVPGGAPGARAELALGLALREASRFGEAFQALDRAAPRLADPALAAVARLESAEALFYAGHPGAAAARFAEVAALGQGTLARRARLREADALLAAGSAARAARAYEALLSAEPAGPAAYGLRLSLAAALRDAGEPARAVTVYRALWVEQPADPAGRDAGRALLAWRAAGGAVPPPTAEERLARAARFLELSLPRRAVETLDRLAASAPPPEPRSRGVLLRALALLQLGRREQARALAEELQRDPAAAPGTRAGAELVLARAAARSGQVDDAARRYRLLARVRGDIPGVPAAQARELPDEAAFLSAWLYYDAGAYAKAAGLLRAFAREHPKARRADDARWFEAWSLYRLGRRDAAARALSRLAPGPLAAGALYWQARLAPKARAPALYRAALREAAPGSWYALLAAGRLAALGERPAALASPAPGALPDGPGHGRGGELLSRAARLLGAGLPAQAVAELRALAATREARDRAAAVAQLAEAAGDAELPFRMARDHLAPTRRALRWLYPRAFPGLLPAAAAQAGLDPDLYLAVMRRESAFRPDARSAAGAVGLVQLIPPTAERLALAHELPPSAVAELERPEVSVPLGAAYLSLLVDRFQERCAALAAYNAGPAAAAAWGRAAAGEPLDVWVEDIAFRETRRYVKAVAADAAVYRALWAGGPLAIDGAIPVPPPREGVAF